CGGTCGTCGCCGGGGCGGGCGCGCCGGCGGCGGGCGCCGCGTCGAACCAGCCCTCGACGCCCGTGCGCCGCTCGGTGCGGGTCTCCTCCACGATCCCCTGCGCCGACGCGAGCCACCACCGGCGCTGCGCCGAGCGCTCCCACGCCGCGAGCTGGTCCGCGCGCGCGAAGCGGTAGAGCATGTGCCACTCGTCCGAGCCCTCGCCGGCGCGGACCCAGCCGAAGCCGAGGAAGCCGGGGAACCCCTCGGCCAGCGCCGCCCCGGCGCGCACCCAGGCGCTCATCTCCGGCGCCCGGTCGGGCGGGGAGCGCCGGGTGACGGCCGTGGTCACCGTCGGGGCGTCGGCCCCGCTCACCGCAGCACCACCCGGTCGAAGGTCGAGGTCGTCATCCGCACGTCGCACTCCAGCTCGTCGCCGATCGCGGGCGCGGGCACGTCGGCGGGCAGCAGCAGCATCGACACCTGCATGTGGGGCGGCTCGGCGAACCAGCGCCGGCGCCCCGCGACGGTGAACGGCGAGAGCGTGAGCCCGGCGGCCTCGAGCCCCCCGCCGACGGCGACCTTCGCCCGGGCCACCAGCCCGGTCACGGCCTTGGGGGCGACCAGGCCGACGCCGTGCGCGGTGCCGCCGGAGACCACGACGAGGGTCCCCGGGAACGGCGCGCGCCGCTGGCGGTAGCCGTACCGCTCGCCGCGCGCCAGCGGGGTCGCGTCGAGCACCGTGCCGGTGGCCCGCGCCGCTCCGCGGTCGCCCAGCCAGAGCGCGGTGCCGGTGCGCGGGCGCAGCACGAGGGGGGCCAGGTCGTGCTCGAGGCGCCGCAGCTGCGCCGGCCCCAGGTGCGACACCCAGAGCGTCCCCGGCTCGATGCCGGCCCCGCGCAGCAGCGCCACGGCGTCGACGACCTGGTCCGCGTGGGTGCCCTGCCCGGGCCCGAGCGGCAGGTGCAGCGCCCAGCCCTCGACGTCGACGCCGCCGAGCAGGCCCGCCACCTCGGGGAGCACCTCCGGGGCCAGCCCGTGCCGGCGCAGCGTGGTGCGCAGCTCCAGGACGACCCGCGCCCGCGGCGTGCGCCCGCCGAGCGCCCGCAGCGACTCCACGTGCGAGACGGTCCGCACCAGGCGGGGGTCGTCCGGCGCGTCCGCCGTCCCGTCGTGGTACGGCGTGAGCACCAGCACCGAGCCGTCGTACGCCGTCCGGACCCGCGCCACCTCCTCGGGCACGCCGACCGCGACGGCGTCGACCCCGAGGCGCGCGGCCTCCTCGCCGAGCCGCTCGAGGCCGAAGCCGTACCCGTTGCCCTTCGCGACCGGGACGAGCCCGGGGGTGTCGGCGACGACCGAGGCCAGGTGCTTGCGCCAGCGCTCGGCGTCGACGGAGAGCGTGAAGGTCACCGCGCGCCCCCGCTCACCGGCGCGCCAGGTACGTCTCGAAGGCCCGGTGCAGCAGCCGGTGGAGCGGCAGGTCCCACTCCCCCAGGTACGCCAGCGCGTGCCCCCCGGTGCCGAGCTTGAACTGCACGAGGCCGAAGAGCGGGTCCTGCGCGTCGAGGGTGTCGCTGATGCCGCGCAGGTCGTACACCGCGCAGCCGGCCGCGTGCGCCTCCTCGACCATCCGCCACTGCACGGCGTTGCTCGGGCGCAGCTCGCGCCGGTGGGACGCCGAGGCGCCGTACGAGTAGGTCGCGTGGTCGCCGACGGTGACGAGGGTGGCGGCCGCGAGCGGCTCGCCCTCGTGCTCGGCGAGGAACAGGCGCAGACGGCGCGGGTCCTCGGCGCGCATCGCGCGCCACATCCCCTCGAAGTAGCCCAGCGGCCGCGGGACGAAGCCGTCGCGCTCGGCGGTGTGGACGTAGAGCGCGTGGAAGGCGGGCAGGTCCTCGGCGCCGCCCTCCCGCACGACGACGCCGCCCTTCTCCGCCTTCTTGACGTTGCGGCGCCACAGCTGGTTGAGCCCCGCGCGCACCTCGTCGAGGCTGCGCCCGGCGAGCGGGAGCTGGAAGACGTGCCGGGGCTGCCCGGCGCTGAAGCCGTGCCCGTCGCCGTCCTCGGCGGGCGGGCGCCAGCCCTGGGCCGCGAGGCCCTCGCGCAGGCCCGCGACCCACGGCGTCGTGGCGTCCGGCGGCACGTCGCCGAGGCGCCGCGCGGTGCCGGCGGCGACCGCGGCCTTGAGCGTCGCCGCCTCCCAGCGCTCGACCTCGACCGGCGGGCCCATCCGCACCGCGAAGGCGCCGCCGCGGCGCAGGTGCCCGACGAGGGGCACGAGCCAGCCGGCCACGTCCTCGGCGACCTGCTCCCACGGCAGCGACGGCCCCTCGGGCAGGTAGGCGAGCGTGCGCCCCAGCACCGGCAGGCGCCGGTGCAGCACGAGCCCGGCGCCCACGAGGCGTCCCGAGCCGTCGTCCCAGCCCACGCTCTCCGCGCGCCAGCCCGCCTTGACCTCACCCCAGGAGGGGCACTGCAGGGGGCTCACCGACGGCTGCTCCGCGATGAACGCGAGGTGCTCCTCGCGGCTGATCTGCCGGACGCGGCGCATGCGCGGGCGGTCCCCCCTCTGGTTCGTGCGCCGGTCTGCGCCGGCCCCTCCTGCGGGGCCCGCCCTGCCGCGACCGGCCCCTGACGACGGTAGTGCTCCGGCGCCCCTACCCCGGCAGGCGCTCCCGCAGCCAGGCCAGGTCGGCGGCCTGCCCGTCGACGCCCCCGGGCGTCTCGACGACCACGGGCGCCCCCGCGGCCGCGACGACGGCCACGAGCTGCTCGGGGTCGACCTGCCCGCGCCCGAGGGCCTCGTGCCGGTCGCGCCCGGAGCCCGCCGCGTCCTTGGAGTCGTTGCAGTGCACCAGGTCGATGCGCCCGGTGACCGCCTTGAGGCGGTCGACGACGTCGGCGAGGTCCTCCCCGCCGGCGTGGGCGTGGCAGGTGTCGAGGCAGAAGCCGATGCGCCCGTCGGGGTCGGCCGCCGCGACGGCGTCCCAGAGGCGGGCCACCGCGTCGAGCCGGCGGGCCATCGCCTGGTCCCCGCCGGCGGTGTTCTCGATGAGCACCGGCACCTTCGCGTCGAGCCGCTCCACGGTCTTGCGCCAGTTGTCGAAGCCCGCGGCCGGGTCGCCGTCCTTGAGGACGTGCCCGCCGTGCACGACGAGCCCGGCGGCCCCGACCTCGGCGGCGAGGTCGACGTGCTGCTGGAGCAGCTTGCGGCTCGGGATGCGGATCCGGTTGTTCGTCGTCGCCACGTTGATGACGTAGGGCGCGTGCACGTAGAGCGCGACGCCGTCCTCGCGGGCGGCCTCGCGCAGCGCCGCGGCGCCCCCCTCGCGGGCCACGACCGGCGCCCGCCACCCCTGCGGGTCGCCCAGGAAGAACTGCACGAGGTCCGCGCCGCGGGCGGCGGCCTCCGCGAGCGGGTCGGCCTGGTCGACGTGGGCGCCGAGGAGGAGCGTGGTCACGCCGACGAGCGTACGGCGGCCGTCCGACGGGTCCCGTCCCGCCGGTGGCAGGCTGGGGCGCGTGATCGTGGCCTTCAGCATCAGCCCGTCCGGCGGCGACGCGGACGGGGGCGTCAGCGAGGCGGTGGCGGAGGCGGTGCGCGTGGTGCGCGCGTCCGGGCTGCCGTGCGAGACCAACGCGATGTTCACCAACGTCGAGGGCGAGTGGGACGAGGTCATGGCGGTGCTCGGGCGGGCCGTCGACGTCGTCGCCGCCCGCGCGCCGCGGGTCTCCCTGGTCCTCAAGGCGGACGTGCGCCCCGGGTGGACGGGCCAGCTGTCGGCCAAGGTGGAGCGCCTCGAGGCGCGCCTCGCGGGTGAGGGGGCGGCCCCGGGCGGGCAGGGGGCGGGGGACCGCACGCGCCCCGAGCAGCAGGAGGACCCCGTGAGCGACCAGCAGCCCCGTACCGGCGCCGACGGCCCCGTCGACCCCGAGGACCTCGCCGCGGCGCACGGGCAGGACCCGGAGCGCCCCGAGGTCGTGGAGCGCTTCGCCCGCCGGCTCGACGAGCAGGGCCGCGAGGCCGCGGTCGAGGACGCCGTCTCCGACGAGCGGGTGCGCGCGAACGACGTCGGGCGCACGCAGAGCACCGGCTACCCGTCGGTGGAGAACCCCTAGCACCGCTCGTCCACAGGCCCGGGCCGGCGACGCCGCGCGACCGGTACCCTGGGACGACCGCGCAGGGCCCCCGCCGTCCGCACCGGACGGTCCCGGAGGCCCCTGCACGACGCACGCAGCCCTCCTGCCACGGAGAGACCGTGGCCGCTGAGTCCGAAGGAGGTGGGTCCGCCATGCGTCACTACGAGCTCATGGTCATCCTCGACGCCGACCTCGAGGAGCGCACCGTCGGCCCGTCGTTCGACCAGTTCCTCAACGTCGTCCGCCAGGGCGGCGGCACGGTGGAGAAGGTCGACGTCTGGGGCCGGCGCCGCCTGGCGTTCGAGATCAAGAAGAAGAGCGAGGGCATCTACGCCGTCGCCGACCTGCGGGCCACGCCCGAGGTCGTCAGCGAGCTGGACCGCCAGCTCAACCTCAACGAGGCCGTCCTGCGGACGAAGATCATCCGCCCCGACACCCGCTGAGCGCACCACCCGTCCCGCCCGCCCCGACGCAGCGAGGAGCAGCCCCATGGCAGGGGAGACCGTCATCACGGTCGTCGGCAACCTGACCGACGACCCCGAGCTCCGGTTCACCCCGAGCGGGGCGGCCGTCGCGAACTTCACCATCGCGTCGACGCCGCGCACCTTCGACCGCCAGAGCAACGAGTGGAAGGACGGCGACGCGCTGTTCCTGCGCTGCTCCATCTGGCGCCAGGCGGCCGAGAACGTCGCCGAGACGCTGCAGCGGGGCATGCGGGTCGTCGCCCAGGGCCGGCTGCGCCAGCGCTCCTTCGAGACGAAGGAGGGCGAGCGGCGCACCGTCGTCGAGCTCGAGGTCGACGAGATCGGCCCGTCGCTGCGCTACGCCACCGCGAAGGTCCAGAAGACCTCCCGCGGCGGTGGGGGCGGCGGCTTCGGCGGCGGCGGCCAGGGCGGCGGGTACGGGGGCGGCTCCGGCGGCGGCCAGGGCGGCGGCTGGGGCGGCTCCGGCGGCCCCTCCGGCGCCGACGACCCGTGGTCGACCCCGCCCTCGGGCGGCGGCGGCCAGGGCGGCGGCGGCTGGGGCGGCTCCGCGGGCGACGAGCCGCCGTTCTAGCCCCGGCGCACCTGCGCCGCTCGCGCCTCCCGCTGCACCCGCACGAGCGCACCACCCGCGGGCCCCGCGCCCGCACCGACGTCCACCCACCATTCCGGGCCGCCTCCTGCGCGGACCAGCGCCCGGGCCCAGACGAACTGGAGCACCACAATGGCCAAGCCTCCGCCGCGCAAGCTGAAGAAGAAGGTTTGCGTGTTCTGCAAGGAGAAGATCACCTACGTCGACTACAAGGACACGGCGCTGCTGCGGAAGTTCATCTCCGACCGCGGCAAGATCCGTGCCCGTCGCGTCAGCGGCAACTGCACCCAGCACCAGCGCGACGTCGCGACGGCCGTGAAGAACAGCCGCGAGATGGCGCTGCTGCCCTACACGAGCACCGCGCGCTGAGGGAGGGGACCCACGTGAAGCTCATCCTCACCCAGGAGGTCTCCGGCCTCGGCGGCCCCGGCGACGTCGTCGAGGTCAAGGACGGCTACGGCCGCAACTACCTGGTCCCGCGCGGGCTCGCCCTGCGCTGGACCCGTGGCGCCGAGAAGGACGTCGAGGCCCTGCGCAGGGGCCGCGCCGCCCGCGAGATCAAGGACCTCGGCGCCGCCAACGAGGTCAAGGGCCGCCTCGAGGGCCTGACCGTCACCCTGCCGGTGCGCGCCGGCTCGGGCGGTCGGCTCTTCGGCTCGGTCACCGTCGCCGACGTCGCCAAGGCCATCACGGCCGCCGGCGGCCCGGAGGTCGACCGCCGCCGCATCGAGGTCGACCAGCCGATCAAGTCGCTCGGCGCGCACCGCGTCTCGGTCCGCCTGCACCCCGAGGTGCTCGCGACCGTGCCGGTGGAGGTCGTCGCGTCCTGACGCGCGGCCCCGCCCGGGCACCACGCACGAGGCCCGCACCCCCTCCCGGGGTGCGGGCCTCGTCGCGTCGCGGCGTCGCGCGGGTGGCGCGGCGGGCGCGTCAGTGCACGGGTGCCGCGCCCTCCTCGGCGAGGCGCTCGGCGCCGGACGTGGTCTTCAGCGGCACCTCGCGGATGAGCAGCACGACGCCGAGGGCGAGCGCCGCGAGCGGGGTCGCGATGAGGAAGAGCTCGGCGGTGCCGGCGGCGTACGCCCCCTGAACGAGCCCGAGCACCTCCGGCGGGAGGGCGGCGACGTCCGGGACCGCGGTGTGCCCGCCGCCGCCCCCGCCGCCCGCCGCGCCGAGATCGGAGGACACCCGCGCGGCGAGCACCGCGCCGAGCACGCTCACGCCGATGGTCCCGCCGAGGCTGCGGAAGAACGAGATGACCGAGGTCGCGGCGCCGAGCGCCGCGGCCGGGACGTCGTTCTGCGCGGCGAGGACGAGGTTCTGCATGAGCAGGCCGACGCCGGTGCCCAGCACCGCCATGTGCAGGCCGAGGGCCCAGACCGGGGTCCCGGCGTCGAGCGTGGACAGCAGCCCGAAACCGAGCGTCATGAGCACGCCGCCGGCGACGAGGAACCGCTTCCACCGCCCGGTGCGGGTGATGAGCGCGCCGGCGACCGTCGAGGACACGAGCAGCCCGAGGACCAGGGGCAGGCTCATGAGGCCGGCCCGGGTCGGCGAGTAGCCGAGGGCGACCTGGAAGTACTGCGACAGGAACACCGTCCCGCCGAACATGGCGATGCCCACGAGCGCGCTGGCGACGGTGGCGAGGGTGACGGTGCGGTGGCGGAAGATCGTCAGCGGCACGACGGGCTCGTCGACGCGGGCCTCGACGAGGACGGCGAGGGCGAGCAGCGCGGCGCTGGCGCCGACCATCGCCGCGGTCTGCCAGGACGCCCAGGCGAAGTCCGTGCCGGCGAGGGTCACCCAGACGAGCAGCAGGCAGACGCCGGCGGTGATGAGCGCCGCGCCGAGCCAGTCGATGGAGCGGCGGCGGCGCACCTGCTCGAGCTCGAGCGTGCGCTGCAGCAGGACGATGGCGAGCAGGCCGAACGGCACGCCGACGAGGAACGTCCAGCGCCAGCCGAGCCACGAGGTGTCGACGAGCACGCCGCCGATGAGCGGGCCGGAGACGGTGGCGACGGCGAAGACCGCGCCGAACACGCCCGCGTACCGGCCCAGCTCGCGCGGCGGGATGATCGCCGCCATGACGATCTGCACCAGGGCGGTCAGGCCGCCCGCGCCGATGCCCTGCAGCGCGCGGGCCGTGATGAGGGTGCCGATGCCCTGCGAGAGCCCGGCGAGCAGCGACCCCGCGACGAAGACGACGAGCGAGAGCTGCACCAGCAGCTTCTGGCTGTAGAGGTCGGCGAGCTTGCCCCACAGCGGCACGCTCGCGGTCATCGCGAGCAGCTCGGCGGTGACGACCCAGGTGTAGACGGACTGGCTCGCGCCGAGGTCGGCGATGATCACCGGCAGCGCGTTGGAGACGATCGTCGCGGCGAGGATCGCGACGAACATGCCGGTCATGAGGCCGGAGAGCGCCTGGAGCACCTGTCGGCGGTCCATGCGGCTGGCGGGCAGGGCGGTGCCCTGCCCGGGCGGGTCGGCGGTGGCGGTCACGGTGGTCCTCCGGGGGTGGTGCGGGTACGGGGCGCGCTGCCGGGCGGCGTCGGCCGGCGCGCGGGACGGGCTGGTGCGGGGGGTGCGGGGGCTGCCGGGCTCAGGGGCCGGTGGCGGTGGCGACCGCGGCGAAGGCCTCGTCCACGAGGCCGGCGAGCGGCGCGGCGCCCCCGCCGCGCTGCCACTCCACGAGCGCGTGCCGGGCGGTCGCGGACGCGACCGCGGCGAGCAGGCGGGGGCGCGCGTCCTCCGGCGGTGCCCCCGCGCGCTCGGCGAGGGCCGCGGCGAGCTCCTGCTCCTCGGCGGTGCCGGCCGCCACGAGCCGCGGCAGCAGCGAGGGGGTGGCGGCGATGACGTCGAGGCGCACGAGCCAGTCGTCCCGCTCGGCCTCCAGCGCGGCGAGCCGCACCCGGAGCACGCGCCGGCAGGCCTCCCACGCCGGCAGCGCCGGGTCCTCGGCGAGCAGCGCCGCGCGCACCTCGCCGGGCACGCGGCCCACGGGGAAGACGAGCGCCTCCTCCTTCGACCCGAAGTGGTTGAAGAAGGTCCGGTACGACACGTCGGCGCGCGCCGCCACCTCCTCCACCGTCACCGCGTCGAGGCCCCGCTCGGCAGCGAGCTCGAGCACGGCGGCGGCCAGCGCCGCCCGCGTGCCCCGCTTCTTGCGCTCGCGCAGGCCGGGGGCCGGCGCGCCCGTGGGCGCTGCCGCCCCCGTCCCGGCCGTCGCCGCCGTCCCCTCGGTCACGCCCCCAGTGCACCAGAATCGCTGCAGTCTGTGCAACGTTTCCCGGTGTGCAGCGGGCGTGGCGCGCACCACGTCCCCGCTCCCTCCACGAGGGGCACCCTCAGGCGCGCGTGGCCCCGGTCACCAGCCAGGCGTCGGAGCGCCAGCGCAGGACGAGCGTCACGAGGCGGGCGAGCATGAAGCCGCCGAAGGCCCACCACAGGGCGCTCAGCCCCGCCGACGTCGCCGCGACGAGCAGGGCCAGGGGCGCGTACACGACGAGGGTCACCACGCCCGCCGCGGCGAGGTAGCGCCCGTCGCCGGCGCCGATGAGCACCCCGTCGAGGGCGAACACCACCCCGGCGACGGGCTGCTGCACCGCGGCCACGAGCAGGACCCCCGCGAGGAGGGCCTGCACGGCCGGGTCGGGGCTGAACCAGCCGTCGTACGCGGGGCGCAGCGCGACGACGAGCGCGCCGAGG
The Vallicoccus soli genome window above contains:
- a CDS encoding antibiotic biosynthesis monooxygenase, which encodes MSGADAPTVTTAVTRRSPPDRAPEMSAWVRAGAALAEGFPGFLGFGWVRAGEGSDEWHMLYRFARADQLAAWERSAQRRWWLASAQGIVEETRTERRTGVEGWFDAAPAAGAPAPATTGPPRWKQATVIWCGFFPVSLAANATVGGATAAWPVLWRTLLLTLLLTPVMTYLVLPAVTRALQPWLRR
- a CDS encoding alanine racemase; this translates as MTFTLSVDAERWRKHLASVVADTPGLVPVAKGNGYGFGLERLGEEAARLGVDAVAVGVPEEVARVRTAYDGSVLVLTPYHDGTADAPDDPRLVRTVSHVESLRALGGRTPRARVVLELRTTLRRHGLAPEVLPEVAGLLGGVDVEGWALHLPLGPGQGTHADQVVDAVALLRGAGIEPGTLWVSHLGPAQLRRLEHDLAPLVLRPRTGTALWLGDRGAARATGTVLDATPLARGERYGYRQRRAPFPGTLVVVSGGTAHGVGLVAPKAVTGLVARAKVAVGGGLEAAGLTLSPFTVAGRRRWFAEPPHMQVSMLLLPADVPAPAIGDELECDVRMTTSTFDRVVLR
- a CDS encoding lipid II:glycine glycyltransferase FemX is translated as MRRVRQISREEHLAFIAEQPSVSPLQCPSWGEVKAGWRAESVGWDDGSGRLVGAGLVLHRRLPVLGRTLAYLPEGPSLPWEQVAEDVAGWLVPLVGHLRRGGAFAVRMGPPVEVERWEAATLKAAVAAGTARRLGDVPPDATTPWVAGLREGLAAQGWRPPAEDGDGHGFSAGQPRHVFQLPLAGRSLDEVRAGLNQLWRRNVKKAEKGGVVVREGGAEDLPAFHALYVHTAERDGFVPRPLGYFEGMWRAMRAEDPRRLRLFLAEHEGEPLAAATLVTVGDHATYSYGASASHRRELRPSNAVQWRMVEEAHAAGCAVYDLRGISDTLDAQDPLFGLVQFKLGTGGHALAYLGEWDLPLHRLLHRAFETYLARR
- a CDS encoding deoxyribonuclease IV, encoding MTTLLLGAHVDQADPLAEAAARGADLVQFFLGDPQGWRAPVVAREGGAAALREAAREDGVALYVHAPYVINVATTNNRIRIPSRKLLQQHVDLAAEVGAAGLVVHGGHVLKDGDPAAGFDNWRKTVERLDAKVPVLIENTAGGDQAMARRLDAVARLWDAVAAADPDGRIGFCLDTCHAHAGGEDLADVVDRLKAVTGRIDLVHCNDSKDAAGSGRDRHEALGRGQVDPEQLVAVVAAAGAPVVVETPGGVDGQAADLAWLRERLPG
- the rpsF gene encoding 30S ribosomal protein S6, yielding MRHYELMVILDADLEERTVGPSFDQFLNVVRQGGGTVEKVDVWGRRRLAFEIKKKSEGIYAVADLRATPEVVSELDRQLNLNEAVLRTKIIRPDTR
- a CDS encoding single-stranded DNA-binding protein; translated protein: MAGETVITVVGNLTDDPELRFTPSGAAVANFTIASTPRTFDRQSNEWKDGDALFLRCSIWRQAAENVAETLQRGMRVVAQGRLRQRSFETKEGERRTVVELEVDEIGPSLRYATAKVQKTSRGGGGGGFGGGGQGGGYGGGSGGGQGGGWGGSGGPSGADDPWSTPPSGGGGQGGGGWGGSAGDEPPF
- the rpsR gene encoding 30S ribosomal protein S18, encoding MAKPPPRKLKKKVCVFCKEKITYVDYKDTALLRKFISDRGKIRARRVSGNCTQHQRDVATAVKNSREMALLPYTSTAR
- the rplI gene encoding 50S ribosomal protein L9 encodes the protein MKLILTQEVSGLGGPGDVVEVKDGYGRNYLVPRGLALRWTRGAEKDVEALRRGRAAREIKDLGAANEVKGRLEGLTVTLPVRAGSGGRLFGSVTVADVAKAITAAGGPEVDRRRIEVDQPIKSLGAHRVSVRLHPEVLATVPVEVVAS
- a CDS encoding MDR family MFS transporter encodes the protein MDRRQVLQALSGLMTGMFVAILAATIVSNALPVIIADLGASQSVYTWVVTAELLAMTASVPLWGKLADLYSQKLLVQLSLVVFVAGSLLAGLSQGIGTLITARALQGIGAGGLTALVQIVMAAIIPPRELGRYAGVFGAVFAVATVSGPLIGGVLVDTSWLGWRWTFLVGVPFGLLAIVLLQRTLELEQVRRRRSIDWLGAALITAGVCLLLVWVTLAGTDFAWASWQTAAMVGASAALLALAVLVEARVDEPVVPLTIFRHRTVTLATVASALVGIAMFGGTVFLSQYFQVALGYSPTRAGLMSLPLVLGLLVSSTVAGALITRTGRWKRFLVAGGVLMTLGFGLLSTLDAGTPVWALGLHMAVLGTGVGLLMQNLVLAAQNDVPAAALGAATSVISFFRSLGGTIGVSVLGAVLAARVSSDLGAAGGGGGGGHTAVPDVAALPPEVLGLVQGAYAAGTAELFLIATPLAALALGVVLLIREVPLKTTSGAERLAEEGAAPVH
- a CDS encoding TetR/AcrR family transcriptional regulator, with product MTEGTAATAGTGAAAPTGAPAPGLRERKKRGTRAALAAAVLELAAERGLDAVTVEEVAARADVSYRTFFNHFGSKEEALVFPVGRVPGEVRAALLAEDPALPAWEACRRVLRVRLAALEAERDDWLVRLDVIAATPSLLPRLVAAGTAEEQELAAALAERAGAPPEDARPRLLAAVASATARHALVEWQRGGGAAPLAGLVDEAFAAVATATGP